The following nucleotide sequence is from Treponema pectinovorum.
TAAAAGATGTAGAACCATATTCAATCGTTGGAGGAAATCCTGCAAAATTAATACGAAAAAGATTTGATAATGAAATTATTGATCTTTTAGAAAGTATAAAATGGTGGGATTGGCCAATAGAAAAAATAACGACAAATCTCGAGATACTTACCTCAAATGATGTAAGTAAATTACGAGAAATTAGTGATATGAAAATCACCTAACACCCGCTTCAACCTGACATTGCCTTTACGGCAATGCAGGGTAAGCATATGTTCAAATGTCACACAATAATAAACAATGCTCCATTCTTATTACAAATCTCACAATCACGACTTTACTCTTGTCCAAGGCGACTGCACAAAAATCTTGCCGCAATTTGATTTTCAATTCGATATGATTTTTGCCGACCCACCTTATTTTCTTTCTAACGGCGGTATTTCCGTCCAGTCGGGAAAACAAGTCAGCGTCAATAAAGGAGAATGGGATAAGTCAAACGGTTTTGAAAAAGACAATGAGTTTAACCGCCAGTGGCTCAGTTTATGTCGAGAAAAATTAAAAGACAATGGGACAATTTGGATTAGCGGAACTTATCACAATATATTTTCGGTTGCACAAATGCTCAATGAACTTGATTTTCGTATTCTAAATTGCATAACATGGGCAAAGACAAATCCGCCGCCAAATCTTTCCTGCAAATTTTTTACGCATTCAACGGAGTTTATTTTATGGGCAAGAAAAAATAAAGATATAACTCATTATTACAACTATGAATTGATGAAAAAAATAAACGGCGGAACTCAGATGCGAGATTTATGGAGTTTACCTGCAATCGCAAAATGGGAAAAATCCTGCGGCAAGCATCCGACTCAAAAACCACTGCCGTTGCTCGCCCGAATAATTCTTGCATCAACTAAAGAAAATGACTGGATTTTAGATCCGTTTACAGGTTCAAGCACGACAGGAATTGCCGCAAACCTTTTGAATCGTAGATTTTTAGGATTGGATAGAAAAGAAAACTTCCTAGAAATCTCGAAAAAACGCAGAGAAGAAATTGACGATATAAAAATACACGCGCAATATTACAGTAAACTTTTTACTTTCCCAAACAATCCGTTCGAAAAAATCCCAGTTCTCCACGAAAATCCCTCATATTTCGGAATCGACTTACCAATAGATTGATTTCTAACAAAACTTTTAATGCAGATAATAAGAGTCAAACTATCTCGGCTTTAAAAACAATGCTATTCTAAAGAAAATTATCGTTGGATGATTTTTATCAATCGGTATAGAGGTATTTGATGAATTTTAAAAAACTTACGGATTGCTACGAACTTTCTAATGGCGTAAAAATTCCGTGTTTAGGGCTTGGAACTTGGCAAAGTGCAAACGGTAAAGAATCTTACGATTCTGTTTATGCTGCTTTAAAAAACGGGTATCGTCATATAGATACTGCCACTGCCTATGGAAATGAAGAAAGCATTGGTAATGCAGTTTGCGATTTTATAAAAAATACAGGCACTCCTCGTCAGGATATCTTTATAACTACAAAACTTTGGAACGATGACCACGGCTATCAAACTACAAAATCCGCATTGGAACTTTCTCTAAAAAAACTAAAAACGGATTACATCGATTTATATCTTATCCACTGGCCTAATCCTTTAAAATTTCGCGACTGCTGGGCAGAAAAAAATGCTGAAAGTTGGCAGGCTATGGAAGAACTTTACAAAGAAGGAAAAATCCGTGCGATTGGGCTTAGCAATTTCTGCGAACGCCATATCAAACCGCTTCTAAAAATGGCTTCCATAAAACCGATGGTGAATCAGATAAAGGTTTGTCCAGGTCAAATTCAACAAGAGCTTTCTAATTACAGCAGGAATCTTGGTATGTTGATTGAAAGTTACAGTCCGCTTGGTAGAGGCGAAATTTTTAAAAACGACGAGATGGCTCTGCTTGCAAAAAAATATTCGCGCACTGTTGCTCAGGTTTGCCTGAGGTGGAATTTGCAGTGTGGCAATCTTCCTATTCCAAAAAGCACAAAAGAAGAAAGACTAATTGAAAATTCGCAGATTTTTGATTTTGAACTTGAACAAGAAGATATACAAAAAATCGCAAATCTTTCAGGATTGGAAACCCAATTAGCGCGAAATCCTGATGAAGCGCCGTTTTAATTTTTTTAATACATTTTTGACTCATACTTGAACTAAAAACTCTCTTTAAATTTATTGTTTTTTATAAGTTTATTTTTTAAGATATAATATAATTGTAGAGAGTTTATAACACATCAAAGAACATTGCTAAGTTTTGGAAAATTTAAATCACCAAATTTATTGAGGTGATTTTTATTTTTAATTTGGAGGGATAATGAAAAATAATCTTCGTTATATGATACTAATCATATTTAGTGTTTTTTTTATTACCAGTTGTATGACAAAAGATGAAAAGTCTGTTTCTGCTACAATCGATTTTTGGACTTTTCCTAATTTTACTTCAGAGTCTGGAAAAGCTGGCGATTTTGAACAAAGCCTTATTGACGCGTTTAGAAAAGAAAATCCATCTATTAAAATCAATTTTAAACTCTTATCTTTTGCTGATGGTGGTAAAGAAATTCAAGATGCAATCGATAAGGGAAATCCACCTGATATAATTTATGATGCTCCTGGGCGAATTTTGTTGTGGGCAAATAGCGGTTTGCTTGAACCTTTGGACGACGTTCTTGCAACAGAAAAACCTTATATAACAGTAGGACTTTTAGCGGTTTCTGCGGGCAAAGACAGACGCTCTTATATGTATCCAATTCACTGTGGTCCATTCTCTATGGCATTTAACAAAGAAATGCTTGAAGATTTAGGGCTTATAGATCTTCTTCCATATACTAGGAGGGATAGACAATGGACGCTTGGCGAATACGAAAAGCTTCTTTCTGCTTTGCGGTCAAAACTTCCAAGCGAAAAAACTCCTGGTGTTTTCTTTTATAAAACTCAAGGTGGAGATCAGGGAACGCGTGCTTTTTTGGTGAATCTCTATGGAAACGCAAGGCTTTTAAATGGAGATTACTCGCAGTATGTATTTAACACTCCCAACGCTGTAAAAAATCTTGACTGGACTGTAAAGGCTATGAAAACTGGTCTTTTGTTTGATGGAAAGGATATGACTTCTAACGATGCCATTCAGATGTTTGTTGAATCGAATGCGGCACATACAATTTTGTATTCACCTCAGTTAAATAAAATGTACGATGGAAAACGCAACTACAAAGGAAAGGATTTTACACCTATTTATATGCCTTTCCCTAACAGTTCTTCGGCACCTGTCCTCGAATTTCTTGCTGGAGGAGCGTGTATTTTTAAAACATCTAACAAGAATCGCACAAAAGCCGCTAAAAAATTCCTTCATTTTATGGCAACAGATGAAGTTTGGGCTCAAAAAGTTATAAATGCAACTGGAGGCTTTCCTGCAAGTTCTAAAGTTTCTGTTGAAACTAAGGACCCGGAGATTTTATATAATTCAGTTTTGCAGAGATTTTACGGTCAGTATTATAATAACATAAATGGTTTTGGCGATATGCGAGGATATTGGAATACTGCTTTAAAAAATGCTGCCAGTGGAAAAGATATTCAGAGTGTGCTGGATGTTTTTGTTCGTGATTCCAACAATTCTTTGAAAAAGTAAAAGGAGCATCTTATGATGAACGGTAAACTTTTTTCGATAAAAAATAAGATGGCAGCGATATTTGCTGTTTTTTCTCTTTCTTTTCTCTGCATCTTGGGTGTTTTTTCAATGTATCTTGCATTTAAAGCGTTGTTAGCGAATACAAGGTACTTTATAGGAGAAATGGCGACTAATACTTCTAAAATTTTAGATGAACGTTCGCGTTCAATTTTTGAAAAACTGGAAGCGTTTGCCAATATCCCTAAAGTTCAGGATGAAACTGTAAGCTATAGAGAAAAAATAAATATATTTTCAAATGAAATTCAAATGCAAAAACAGCGTGGTTGGATAAATTTTGGAATTTCTGGAGCAGATGGGCTAATTTATAAAACAGACGGAACTGTAGAAAATGTTTCTTCTAAAGACTGGTTTAAAAGAACGCTTTCTGGCAAGTCAACCCTTACCGATCCTGCTATGAGCAATACCGAAAGAACCTATGTGTTTATTGCAGCAATTCCAATTCATAATCTGCAAGGTAAAATCACAGGTGTTTTTGCGGCCTCTCTTTTAGGAGATTCTCTTTCTAACCTTATAAGCGACTGTCTTGTCGGTGAAACTGGAACCGCATATATATTGAGTCCAGATGGCATTGTTTTGGGAAATCGTCAACCTGAACTCTTATATCAAAATATTTTTTCTACAGTTTTTAAAGATTGTGATAAAGATTTTGAAAATTATATATACAGCGCTTCAAAATCTCGCAAATTAAAAGTTAATTATTCAAAGGTAAAAGGTGAATCTCTTATTTATGCGATGGCTCCTATGCGATATACAAATTGGAATCTTTTAATTACCGCACCTGCGAGAGAATTTGTTTCGGACAATATGAATTCTTTTGTAAGTACCTTTGCTGCATTAGGATTTATTCAACTTTTAATAGCAATTATGATTGGATTCTTTGTAACAAAGAGAATTGTTAAACCTATGAATCTAATGATAAATGTATTGGAAGATATTTCCCAAGGTGAAGGCGATCTTACTATTGAATTGCCTATAAGAAGCGAAGATGAAATTGGACAACTTTCATCATTCTTTAATAAGACAATTTTTAAAATTCGCAATTCGATAAAGAAAATAGCTACCGACTCTTCTAGCATGCAAAGCATTGGCTCTCAACTTGAAACCAATATGACTTCTGTAACAGATGATGTTGTCAGCATAACCGAAAAAATAAATGAACTTAGGGCCAAATTTAACGAGCAGGAGCAAAGTGTTTCTTCTACTGCGGTAGCTGCAGAACAGATAAGAAATACAATTCGAGATTTAAACGAAAATATCATGCAACAGGTTTCTGCCGTGCAAGAGTCTTATTCTTCATTTGACAATATGAGTAAGAATATTTCGAGCGTTTCTGTTTTTGTAAAGGAAACACAAGAATCTATAGTCAAACTTTCTTCTGCAACTATTGCAGGAAGACAGTCGCTTGTAACTGCAAATGACATTTCTCAAAGCATTGCAGATGCTTCTGGAAGTTTGCTCGAGGCGAGTGCTGTTATTCAAAACATTGCTCAACAGACAAATTTGCTAGCAATGAACGCTGCTATTGAAGCCGCTCATGCTGGTGAAGCAGGCGAAGGATTTGCAGTTGTTGCAACAGAAATTAGAAAACTTGCTGAAGGTTCTAGCATTCAAAACAAAAAAATTACAGCAGCTTTAAAGAAAATTTCTTCTGAAATTAGCGTGCTTGCTCAATCTGCTGCTAGTGCTGTAGAAAAGTTTAACCATATAGAAAATTATTCAGAAGAAGTTGGTAACTCTGTTCAAACTGTTGTTCGAGCGACTGCAGAGCAAGAAGCTACAAGCGGAAAAATTTGGGATACGATTAAGAAC
It contains:
- a CDS encoding DNA-methyltransferase: MLHSYYKSHNHDFTLVQGDCTKILPQFDFQFDMIFADPPYFLSNGGISVQSGKQVSVNKGEWDKSNGFEKDNEFNRQWLSLCREKLKDNGTIWISGTYHNIFSVAQMLNELDFRILNCITWAKTNPPPNLSCKFFTHSTEFILWARKNKDITHYYNYELMKKINGGTQMRDLWSLPAIAKWEKSCGKHPTQKPLPLLARIILASTKENDWILDPFTGSSTTGIAANLLNRRFLGLDRKENFLEISKKRREEIDDIKIHAQYYSKLFTFPNNPFEKIPVLHENPSYFGIDLPID
- a CDS encoding ABC transporter substrate-binding protein — its product is MILIIFSVFFITSCMTKDEKSVSATIDFWTFPNFTSESGKAGDFEQSLIDAFRKENPSIKINFKLLSFADGGKEIQDAIDKGNPPDIIYDAPGRILLWANSGLLEPLDDVLATEKPYITVGLLAVSAGKDRRSYMYPIHCGPFSMAFNKEMLEDLGLIDLLPYTRRDRQWTLGEYEKLLSALRSKLPSEKTPGVFFYKTQGGDQGTRAFLVNLYGNARLLNGDYSQYVFNTPNAVKNLDWTVKAMKTGLLFDGKDMTSNDAIQMFVESNAAHTILYSPQLNKMYDGKRNYKGKDFTPIYMPFPNSSSAPVLEFLAGGACIFKTSNKNRTKAAKKFLHFMATDEVWAQKVINATGGFPASSKVSVETKDPEILYNSVLQRFYGQYYNNINGFGDMRGYWNTALKNAASGKDIQSVLDVFVRDSNNSLKK
- a CDS encoding aldo/keto reductase; translated protein: MNFKKLTDCYELSNGVKIPCLGLGTWQSANGKESYDSVYAALKNGYRHIDTATAYGNEESIGNAVCDFIKNTGTPRQDIFITTKLWNDDHGYQTTKSALELSLKKLKTDYIDLYLIHWPNPLKFRDCWAEKNAESWQAMEELYKEGKIRAIGLSNFCERHIKPLLKMASIKPMVNQIKVCPGQIQQELSNYSRNLGMLIESYSPLGRGEIFKNDEMALLAKKYSRTVAQVCLRWNLQCGNLPIPKSTKEERLIENSQIFDFELEQEDIQKIANLSGLETQLARNPDEAPF
- a CDS encoding methyl-accepting chemotaxis protein — protein: MMNGKLFSIKNKMAAIFAVFSLSFLCILGVFSMYLAFKALLANTRYFIGEMATNTSKILDERSRSIFEKLEAFANIPKVQDETVSYREKINIFSNEIQMQKQRGWINFGISGADGLIYKTDGTVENVSSKDWFKRTLSGKSTLTDPAMSNTERTYVFIAAIPIHNLQGKITGVFAASLLGDSLSNLISDCLVGETGTAYILSPDGIVLGNRQPELLYQNIFSTVFKDCDKDFENYIYSASKSRKLKVNYSKVKGESLIYAMAPMRYTNWNLLITAPAREFVSDNMNSFVSTFAALGFIQLLIAIMIGFFVTKRIVKPMNLMINVLEDISQGEGDLTIELPIRSEDEIGQLSSFFNKTIFKIRNSIKKIATDSSSMQSIGSQLETNMTSVTDDVVSITEKINELRAKFNEQEQSVSSTAVAAEQIRNTIRDLNENIMQQVSAVQESYSSFDNMSKNISSVSVFVKETQESIVKLSSATIAGRQSLVTANDISQSIADASGSLLEASAVIQNIAQQTNLLAMNAAIEAAHAGEAGEGFAVVATEIRKLAEGSSIQNKKITAALKKISSEISVLAQSAASAVEKFNHIENYSEEVGNSVQTVVRATAEQEATSGKIWDTIKNVNRMTEEVRLNSGEMLSSGDQISSSASHLDGITKTLRKAMDDIEIQVEGINSATRKSLEIATKNHESIEGLVIEVSKFKTEKSETEEPEEL